One Alnus glutinosa chromosome 3, dhAlnGlut1.1, whole genome shotgun sequence genomic region harbors:
- the LOC133864713 gene encoding WRKY transcription factor 55, with the protein MEEIASLFIQRGCKLARELDSNLPNLADQPNILSKSCDEIISAFRAAKERLHGSTQDTTSLSHMIFRQPQESQQPQTETSLKAGWRSPPSYTQPIMDMLQMQLQADRSPFKMRGLGSDGLVAGVGGREAEGSARSKSIGGEVQPMDASDSGNIVSSSQRQRRRKDDGERRTITAAAPRIGNTDIPPEDGFTWRKYGQKEILGSKFPRGYYRCTHQRLYQCPAKKQVQRLDDDPYTFEVTYRGEHTCHMSSTAPSVPPPAAAAGDITHEITQIITTQPAQSPSVPLSTWLSMEYLGLRGGGSNSINVLGGGGGGGGGGAGPSTTRTGKEVEFPVADMADVMFNSGSSSSNISMDFLFHSNEDKWEKEDKQS; encoded by the exons ATGGAGGAGATAGCATCCCTGTTTATCCAGCGTGGGTGTAAATTAGCTAGAGAACTTGATTCAAACCTACCAAACCTGGCCGACCAGCCCAACATCCTCTCCAAGTCCTGCGATGAGATCATTAGTGCTTTCAGAGCCGCAAAGGAACGGCTACACGGTAGTACTCAAGACACCACATCACTTTCCCACATGATATTCCGTCAACCACAGGAATCTCAGCAGCCTCAGACGGAAACAAGTTTGAAGGCCGGATGGCGAAGCCCGCCGAGTTACACCCAGCCAATTATGGACATGTTGCAGATGCAGCTTCAAGCTGATAGGAGCCCCTTCAAAATGCGCGGGTTAGGGTCCGATGGCCTTGTTGCCGGAGTGGGCGGAAGAGAGGCCGAAGGTTCTGCACGCTCCAAGAGCATAGGAGGGGAGGTTCAGCCAATGGACGCATCGGATTCTGGCAATATTGTTTCATCCTCGCAAAGACAACGAAGAAG GAAAGATGATGGGGAGAGACGGACAATAACTGCGGCTGCACCTCGGATTGGAAACACTGATATTCCACCTGAGGACGGCTTCACGTGGAGAAAATACGGGCAGAAAGAGATTCTCGGCTCAAAATTCCCaag GGGTTACTACAGGTGCACCCACCAAAGGTTATACCAGTGTCCGGCCAAGAAGCAAGTCCAGAGGCTCGATGATGATCCCTACACGTTTGAAGTGACATATCGAGGTGAGCACACATGCCACATGTCATCCACGGCACCATCAGTTCCACCACCGGCAGCAGCAGCAGGGGACATTACCCATGAGATCACCCAAATCATAACTACCCAGCCTGCACAGTCTCCTTCAGTTCCTCTAAGCACATGGCTCTCAATGGAGTACTTGGGCCtaagaggaggagggagcaaCAGCATTAATGttcttggtggtggtggtggtggtggtggtggtggtgcggGTCCATCCACCACGCGAACCGGTAAAGAAGTTGAATTCCCGGTTGCTGATATGGCTGATGTAATGTTTAACTCTGGCAGTAGCAGTAGCAATATTAGCATGGATTTTCTCTTCCATTCTAATGAAGACAAATGGGAGAAAGAGGACAAACAAAGTTGA